A single region of the Nitrosomonas sp. Is79A3 genome encodes:
- a CDS encoding methyl-accepting chemotaxis protein: MFNNMTIKSRLMFVISMLSLLLVGIGSLGLYGINQSNAGLKSVYEDRTVPAVQLGKILDVWHLVRRNATEAAQAKNVDVAKARGEEALKLVKQNEAVWAQFMATKLTTEEAALAKTKGEQHVQYVESLNRTLQLASAGEFEAAALNASTDAMQKFNALRDTVFALLDLQGTAAAQEYATAQNHYENIFMTSVVVMILGVSLAIIVGFLLIRAIVGPLNEAIAVANAVAAGDLTSRIEANSTNETGRLLQALRTMNDNLADLVGKVRMGTDSITTASGEIASGNLDLSQRTEEQASSLEETASSMEELTSTVRQNADNARQANQLAAGASEVAVKGGAVVGQVVQTMSSINESSKKIVDIISVIDGIAFQTNILALNAAVEAARAGEQGRGFAVVATEVRTLAQRSAAAAKEIKELISDSVSKVEDGTRLVDEAGATMDEIVSAVKRVTDIMAEISAASQEQSSGIEQVNQAVTQMDEVTQQNAALVEEAAAAAESMQEQAQTLTQAVSTFKLSGGGSHTPTPVKRSNRPATVAKLPNRGPATRKAAVNSNTESPSVPAQPRKVASGGGGDEWEEF, translated from the coding sequence ATGTTTAATAATATGACGATTAAGTCACGATTGATGTTTGTAATTAGTATGCTATCCCTATTGCTGGTAGGTATCGGTTCTTTGGGCCTGTATGGTATCAATCAGTCCAATGCGGGATTAAAGTCAGTTTATGAAGACCGTACTGTACCCGCAGTCCAGCTCGGAAAAATCCTGGATGTTTGGCACCTAGTTCGCCGGAACGCGACAGAGGCTGCACAAGCAAAAAATGTGGATGTTGCAAAAGCACGGGGAGAGGAAGCACTTAAATTAGTGAAACAGAACGAGGCGGTTTGGGCGCAATTCATGGCGACCAAATTAACGACTGAAGAAGCGGCGCTTGCTAAAACTAAAGGCGAACAGCACGTTCAATATGTGGAATCACTGAATCGAACGCTTCAGCTGGCTTCAGCAGGAGAGTTTGAAGCAGCCGCACTTAATGCTTCGACAGATGCAATGCAGAAGTTTAATGCACTGCGAGATACCGTCTTTGCTTTACTTGATTTGCAAGGAACTGCTGCCGCTCAGGAATATGCAACAGCGCAAAATCACTACGAGAATATTTTCATGACTTCAGTTGTAGTGATGATCCTGGGTGTTTCTCTGGCAATCATTGTCGGCTTTTTGTTAATACGCGCCATTGTTGGTCCACTCAATGAAGCCATTGCGGTGGCAAATGCGGTCGCAGCGGGTGATCTGACCAGCCGCATTGAAGCCAACTCGACCAACGAGACCGGCCGCCTGCTGCAAGCATTGAGAACAATGAATGACAACTTGGCAGATCTGGTGGGTAAAGTGCGGATGGGCACAGACTCTATCACAACTGCATCGGGTGAAATTGCCTCCGGTAACTTGGATTTGAGTCAACGCACGGAAGAACAAGCCTCCAGCCTGGAAGAAACCGCGTCTTCAATGGAAGAACTGACTTCCACAGTAAGACAAAATGCGGACAATGCGCGTCAGGCCAATCAATTGGCAGCGGGTGCTTCCGAAGTTGCGGTAAAAGGCGGTGCCGTGGTAGGGCAAGTGGTACAGACCATGAGTTCTATTAATGAGAGCTCGAAGAAGATTGTCGACATTATCAGTGTCATTGATGGCATTGCTTTTCAGACCAACATTCTGGCGTTAAACGCAGCGGTAGAAGCAGCGCGTGCCGGTGAACAAGGACGTGGTTTTGCAGTGGTAGCAACAGAAGTACGCACACTGGCGCAACGCTCAGCGGCTGCAGCAAAAGAGATCAAAGAGCTGATCAGCGATTCAGTCAGCAAAGTGGAAGATGGCACGCGCCTGGTTGATGAAGCGGGCGCAACCATGGATGAAATCGTCAGTGCTGTCAAACGTGTGACCGACATCATGGCTGAAATCTCTGCCGCATCGCAAGAACAAAGCTCAGGTATTGAACAAGTCAATCAAGCCGTCACTCAGATGGACGAAGTCACGCAGCAAAACGCGGCGTTGGTGGAAGAAGCGGCAGCTGCGGCGGAATCCATGCAGGAACAAGCGCAAACACTCACTCAAGCAGTCAGTACCTTCAAACTGTCTGGCGGTGGCAGCCATACACCAACACCAGTGAAAAGAAGTAACCGTCCTGCCACGGTTGCCAAATTGCCCAATCGCGGTCCTGCTACGAGGAAAGCTGCGGTCAATTCAAACACAGAATCCCCATCGGTACCGGCGCAACCGCGCAAAGTTGCATCAGGCGGTGGCGGTGATGAGTGGGAAGAATTCTAA
- a CDS encoding chemotaxis protein CheW, with amino-acid sequence MSQEQAASLVTESPGPVTNLMANEFLTFRLGSEEYGIEILKVQEIRGYDSITQIANAPEFIKGVVNLRGIIVPIIDMRIKFRLGNADYDQFTVVIILNVAGRVMGIVVDGVSDVLTLEAGQMRPIPGFGSIIDTEYIMGLGTVEERMLILIDIEKLMGSSNMGLIEQSIN; translated from the coding sequence ATGTCACAGGAGCAGGCAGCAAGTTTAGTCACTGAATCACCCGGTCCAGTTACCAATCTTATGGCTAATGAATTTTTAACCTTCCGTCTGGGCAGTGAAGAGTACGGGATAGAAATTCTTAAGGTGCAAGAAATTCGAGGGTATGACTCGATCACCCAAATTGCCAATGCACCGGAGTTTATCAAAGGAGTTGTCAATCTGCGCGGGATCATCGTGCCAATTATCGATATGCGAATCAAATTCAGGCTGGGCAATGCAGACTATGACCAATTTACCGTGGTCATTATTTTAAATGTAGCGGGCCGCGTCATGGGGATCGTGGTGGATGGGGTATCCGACGTGCTGACTCTGGAAGCCGGGCAGATGCGGCCGATACCGGGATTTGGCTCGATTATTGATACGGAATATATCATGGGATTGGGAACAGTCGAGGAACGTATGCTGATATTGATTGATATCGAAAAGCTGATGGGTAGCAGTAATATGGGTCTAATTGAACAAAGTATTAATTAA
- a CDS encoding methyl-accepting chemotaxis protein: MFNNMTIKSRLILVIGMLSVLLIGVGGLGIYGLNQTNDSFRGVYEDRAVPLGDLGLILDRMQRARLNAVMSAYGRNAEIVKERQAMTNQRDAEIAAAWQKYTATNLTPEEATLVENFNQQWKAYVEPRNQTMVLAAAGDYDAAITNALSATPKFDAAHATLFKLLELQRDEGAKEYAAAQNDYKNIFMTSVTVIALGIFFAAIIGFLLIRAITTPLNEAIAVANAVAAGDLTSRIEVNSTNETGRLLQALKQMNDNLVDLVGKVRMGTDSITTASGEIASGNLDLSQRTEEQASSLEETASSMEELTSTVRQNADNARQANQLAAGASEVAVKGGAVVGQVVQTMSSINESSKKIVDIISVIDGIAFQTNILALNAAVEAARAGEQGRGFAVVATEVRTLAQRSAAAAKEIKELISDSVSKVEDGTRLVDEAGATMDEIVSAVKRVTDIMAEISAASQEQSSGIEQVNQAVTQMDEVTQQNAALVEEAAAAAESMQEQAQTLTQAVSTFKLSGGGSHTPTPVKRSNRPATVAKLPNRGPATRKAAVNSNTESPSVPAQPRKVASGGGGDEWEEF; this comes from the coding sequence ATGTTTAATAATATGACAATTAAGTCGCGATTGATATTGGTGATTGGCATGCTGTCGGTTTTATTGATTGGTGTGGGTGGTTTGGGCATATATGGTCTTAATCAGACCAACGATTCTTTCAGAGGGGTTTATGAAGATCGCGCCGTGCCATTAGGGGATTTGGGGTTAATTCTGGATCGTATGCAACGCGCACGCCTAAATGCGGTGATGTCTGCTTATGGGAGAAATGCTGAAATAGTAAAAGAAAGACAAGCGATGACTAATCAGCGCGATGCCGAGATTGCCGCCGCTTGGCAGAAGTATACGGCGACTAATCTAACTCCAGAAGAAGCAACACTGGTTGAGAATTTTAATCAACAATGGAAAGCATATGTCGAGCCACGCAATCAGACGATGGTTTTGGCTGCTGCTGGGGATTATGACGCCGCTATTACAAATGCCCTATCTGCAACACCTAAATTTGACGCGGCACACGCAACCTTGTTCAAGTTACTTGAATTGCAGCGTGATGAGGGTGCAAAAGAATATGCAGCGGCTCAAAATGATTATAAAAATATCTTTATGACCAGCGTTACCGTTATTGCCCTAGGCATATTTTTTGCCGCGATTATCGGATTTTTGTTGATACGGGCAATTACTACACCACTCAATGAAGCCATTGCGGTGGCGAATGCCGTCGCAGCGGGTGATCTGACCAGTCGCATTGAGGTCAATTCAACCAATGAGACCGGCCGCTTGCTGCAAGCCTTGAAACAGATGAACGACAATTTGGTAGATCTGGTGGGTAAAGTGCGGATGGGCACAGACTCTATCACAACTGCATCGGGTGAAATTGCCTCCGGTAACTTGGATTTGAGTCAACGCACGGAAGAACAAGCCTCCAGCCTGGAAGAAACCGCGTCTTCAATGGAAGAACTGACTTCCACAGTAAGACAAAATGCGGACAATGCGCGTCAGGCCAATCAATTGGCAGCGGGTGCTTCCGAAGTTGCGGTAAAAGGCGGTGCCGTGGTAGGGCAAGTGGTACAGACCATGAGTTCTATTAATGAGAGCTCGAAGAAGATTGTCGACATTATCAGTGTCATTGATGGCATTGCTTTTCAGACCAACATTCTGGCGTTAAACGCAGCGGTAGAAGCAGCGCGTGCCGGTGAACAAGGACGTGGTTTTGCAGTGGTAGCAACAGAAGTACGCACACTGGCGCAACGCTCAGCGGCTGCAGCAAAAGAGATCAAAGAGCTGATCAGCGATTCAGTCAGCAAAGTGGAAGATGGCACGCGCCTGGTTGATGAAGCGGGCGCAACCATGGATGAAATCGTCAGTGCGGTCAAACGTGTGACCGACATCATGGCTGAAATCTCTGCCGCATCGCAAGAACAAAGCTCAGGTATTGAACAAGTCAATCAAGCCGTCACTCAGATGGACGAAGTCACGCAGCAAAACGCGGCGTTGGTGGAAGAAGCGGCAGCTGCGGCGGAATCCATGCAGGAACAAGCGCAAACACTCACTCAAGCAGTCAGTACCTTCAAACTGTCTGGCGGTGGCAGCCATACACCAACACCAGTGAAAAGAAGTAACCGTCCTGCCACGGTTGCAAAATTGCCCAATCGCGGTCCTGCTACGAGGAAAGCTGCGGTCAATTCAAACACAGAATCCCCATCGGTACCGGCGCAACCGCGCAAAGTTGCATCAGGCGGTGGCGGTGATGAGTGGGAAGAATTCTAA
- a CDS encoding chemotaxis protein CheW: MSQEQAASLVTESPGPVTRHMANEFLTFRLGGEEYGIEILKVQEIRGYDSITQIANAPEFIKGVVNLRGIIVPIIDMRIKFRLGTADYDQFTVVIILNVAGRVMGIVVDGVSDVLTLEAEQMRPTPGFGSVIDTEYIMGLGTVEERMLILIDIEKLMGSSEMGLIDQNIN, encoded by the coding sequence ATGTCGCAGGAGCAGGCAGCAAGTTTAGTCACTGAATCACCCGGCCCGGTTACCCGTCATATGGCCAATGAATTTCTGACCTTTCGTCTGGGCGGCGAAGAATACGGGATAGAAATACTTAAGGTGCAAGAAATTCGCGGGTACGACTCGATCACACAGATTGCCAATGCGCCCGAGTTTATTAAGGGAGTCGTCAATCTGCGCGGGATTATCGTGCCGATTATCGATATGCGGATCAAATTCAGGCTGGGCACTGCGGACTATGATCAATTTACCGTGGTCATTATTTTAAATGTAGCGGGCCGCGTCATGGGTATCGTGGTGGATGGGGTATCCGACGTGCTGACTCTGGAAGCCGAGCAGATGCGGCCGACACCGGGATTTGGCTCAGTCATTGATACGGAATATATCATGGGATTGGGAACAGTCGAAGAACGCATGCTGATATTAATTGATATCGAAAAGCTGATGGGTAGTAGCGAAATGGGCTTAATTGATCAAAACATTAATTAA
- a CDS encoding methyl-accepting chemotaxis protein, which translates to MLNDMKIGTKLSGSFMVLLGFMIFLGVFSLFQLNSLNKAATAITGEWLPASKAAADLNLFTSDFRIGEMSHVLSTSEQDMQHYEKEIANLLSRIEKASEESKRLISSPEEQKIFDLFSERWGQYLAAHRQLISLSRANKTEEARAFMNGQSKQVYDEMSDQLIKLSDLNTAGGIAASEVADQTFAMSQTLVIALLAIAIAIGIVLALVITRNLLAQLGGEPKYAAEVMQKIAAGDLSSNIAVNTKYPNSMLFAIKEMQDSLVKIVSEIRSGTDTISTASGEIASGNLDLSQRTEEQASSLEETASSMEELTSTVRQNADNARQANQLAAGASEVAVKGGAVVGQVVQTMSSINESSKKIVDIISVIDGIAFQTNILALNAAVEAARAGEQGRGFAVVATEVRTLAQRSAAAAKEIKELISDSVSKVEDGTRLVDEAGATMDEIVSAVKRVTDIMAEISAASQEQSSGIEQVNQAVTQMDEVTQQNAALVEEAAAAAESMQEQAQTLTQAVSTFKLSGDGGRPSTAVKRSNRPATVAKLPNRGPATKKASVSSNKEFPSVPAQPRKVASGGGGDEWEEF; encoded by the coding sequence ATGTTGAATGATATGAAAATCGGCACCAAGCTGTCTGGTTCCTTTATGGTACTGCTTGGTTTTATGATTTTTCTGGGTGTCTTTTCGTTATTCCAGTTAAATAGCCTCAATAAAGCTGCAACTGCAATTACCGGGGAATGGCTGCCTGCCTCGAAAGCTGCAGCGGATTTGAATCTTTTTACATCCGATTTCAGGATTGGCGAAATGAGTCATGTGCTTTCCACATCCGAACAGGATATGCAGCATTATGAAAAAGAAATTGCCAATTTGCTTTCTAGGATAGAAAAAGCTAGCGAAGAATCCAAAAGGCTAATTTCTTCTCCTGAGGAACAAAAGATATTCGATTTATTTTCTGAACGATGGGGGCAATATTTAGCTGCGCATCGTCAACTGATTTCGCTTTCTCGTGCAAACAAAACCGAAGAAGCGCGGGCATTTATGAATGGTCAATCCAAGCAGGTCTATGATGAAATGTCCGATCAGTTAATTAAGTTATCGGATTTGAATACTGCGGGAGGAATTGCGGCCAGCGAAGTAGCCGATCAGACCTTCGCAATGTCCCAAACGCTGGTCATCGCATTATTGGCAATTGCCATTGCTATCGGGATCGTGCTTGCCTTGGTGATCACACGTAATCTGCTGGCGCAATTGGGCGGTGAACCGAAATATGCGGCGGAAGTCATGCAAAAAATTGCCGCGGGTGATTTGTCGAGCAATATCGCGGTTAACACAAAATACCCGAATAGCATGTTATTCGCAATTAAAGAAATGCAGGATAGTCTGGTTAAGATCGTCAGTGAAATACGTAGCGGTACCGACACGATCAGCACTGCATCCGGTGAGATTGCTTCCGGTAACTTGGATTTGAGTCAACGCACGGAAGAACAAGCCTCCAGCCTGGAAGAAACTGCGTCTTCGATGGAAGAATTGACTTCCACAGTAAGACAAAATGCGGACAATGCGCGTCAGGCCAATCAATTGGCAGCGGGTGCTTCCGAAGTTGCGGTAAAAGGCGGTGCCGTGGTAGGGCAAGTGGTACAAACCATGAGTTCAATCAATGAAAGCTCCAAGAAGATTGTCGACATTATCAGTGTCATTGATGGCATTGCTTTTCAGACCAACATTCTGGCGTTAAACGCAGCGGTAGAAGCGGCGCGTGCCGGTGAACAAGGACGTGGTTTTGCAGTGGTAGCAACAGAAGTACGCACACTGGCGCAACGCTCAGCGGCTGCAGCAAAAGAGATCAAAGAGCTGATCAGCGATTCAGTCAGCAAAGTGGAAGATGGCACGCGCCTGGTTGATGAAGCGGGCGCAACCATGGATGAAATCGTCAGTGCTGTCAAACGTGTGACCGACATCATGGCTGAAATCTCTGCGGCGTCGCAGGAACAAAGTTCAGGCATTGAGCAGGTTAATCAAGCCGTGACTCAAATGGACGAAGTCACGCAACAAAACGCGGCGTTGGTGGAAGAAGCAGCAGCAGCGGCAGAATCCATGCAGGAACAAGCGCAAACACTCACTCAAGCAGTCAGTACCTTCAAACTGTCTGGCGATGGCGGCCGTCCATCAACGGCCGTAAAAAGAAGTAACCGTCCTGCCACAGTTGCCAAATTGCCCAATCGTGGTCCTGCTACGAAAAAGGCCTCTGTAAGTTCAAACAAAGAATTCCCATCGGTACCGGCACAACCGCGCAAAGTTGCGTCAGGCGGTGGCGGTGACGAGTGGGAAGAATTCTAA